The following are encoded together in the Poseidonibacter lekithochrous genome:
- a CDS encoding glycosyltransferase: protein MNKNILFVYDYLYTGGIETLILRMSKWLISQGYSVSIILRKRGEIADLLDPKIEVIELGKYYRYLYLPFISRKVSQSNNFEKFDYIMSFHPRSNWIASNLIDNLNLKCKYITGVYHPRAYFNKDLHLSEKLCYKYLLDNQENKSILFMNEDTKKHHSDNLNSDFNSSPIWPLPVADKENSSKKPYKKYKFISIGRFAKFKTYNLYMIDIINNLVKKGYDIHYDIYGTGELEPYMKKKIAEYSLEKRIILHGNLSYSNFSKVLEDAYLFIGMGTSVVEASFSKVPSLVAIENSKDSKSYGFLNDLPYYNVGERNNSLEEKDVETMISELLLKSDEEYNEICEKSYSYVQEYSLSALMPKWLKQINEIRKEEIKIDAKYKYLYLFLELMNPILKIFKRKKILQ from the coding sequence TTGAATAAAAATATTTTATTTGTTTATGATTACTTATATACTGGTGGAATAGAAACACTTATTTTAAGGATGAGTAAATGGTTGATTTCTCAAGGATACTCTGTTTCTATAATATTAAGAAAAAGAGGTGAGATAGCTGATTTATTAGATCCAAAAATTGAAGTAATAGAATTAGGTAAGTATTATAGATATTTATATCTTCCTTTTATTTCAAGAAAAGTTTCTCAAAGCAATAATTTTGAAAAGTTTGATTATATAATGTCTTTTCATCCTAGATCAAACTGGATTGCTAGTAACCTTATTGATAACTTGAATCTAAAATGTAAATATATTACAGGTGTATATCATCCTCGTGCATATTTTAATAAAGACTTACACCTTTCTGAAAAGCTATGCTATAAATATTTACTGGATAATCAAGAAAATAAATCTATACTTTTTATGAATGAAGATACAAAAAAACACCATAGTGATAATTTAAATTCAGATTTTAATAGTTCACCAATATGGCCTTTACCTGTTGCAGATAAAGAGAATAGTAGTAAAAAACCTTATAAAAAGTATAAATTTATTTCTATTGGTAGATTTGCTAAATTTAAAACATATAATTTGTATATGATTGACATTATTAATAATCTAGTAAAAAAAGGTTATGATATTCATTATGATATATATGGCACTGGTGAATTAGAGCCATATATGAAGAAAAAAATTGCAGAATACTCTTTAGAAAAAAGAATAATATTACATGGTAATTTAAGTTATTCTAATTTTTCTAAGGTTTTAGAAGATGCATATCTATTTATTGGTATGGGTACTTCTGTTGTGGAAGCTTCTTTTTCAAAGGTCCCTTCATTGGTTGCAATAGAAAATAGTAAAGATAGTAAGTCGTATGGCTTTTTAAATGATTTACCTTATTATAATGTAGGAGAAAGAAATAATTCATTAGAAGAAAAAGATGTAGAAACGATGATAAGTGAATTATTATTGAAAAGTGATGAAGAATATAATGAGATATGTGAAAAATCATACTCTTACGTTCAAGAATATTCTTTGTCTGCATTAATGCCAAAATGGTTAAAACAAATAAATGAAATTAGAAAAGAAGAGATTAAAATTGATGCTAAATATAAGTATTTATATTTATTTTTAGAGTTAATGAATCCTATATTAAAAATATTTAAAAGAAAGAAAATTTTACAATGA
- a CDS encoding glycosyltransferase family 9 protein: MIDLTNKKILLVRNDNVGDLVCTTPSIEGLRKKYPNSQIDIVVNSYNFDAINSNPFVNKIYCYTKPKHKKSFLNKVKAAFGKLKILFDIKREQYDAVVIFRSGYSKSAELFSNITNAKYKVGVKDPKGKDKFSIHIEANHNKNEVEFCFDCLLPFGVNYDNENTFYFVEEYLFNKYTEYSDHILFHISSRIDENKYFIENYFSIFEKLNDKKILISAEPDDFLMAEELSNKFNNVFFIKTKSLHDLSGLIKNVKLFITLDGGAMHLAPAVGTKTISISGKTNMNKWYPWGYEDLVLQDKSKIANNIKPDLVVKKIMEII; encoded by the coding sequence ATGATTGATTTGACAAATAAGAAAATTTTATTAGTTAGAAATGATAATGTTGGAGATTTAGTTTGTACTACTCCTTCTATTGAAGGATTGAGAAAAAAATATCCAAATTCCCAAATTGATATAGTAGTGAATTCTTATAATTTTGATGCTATTAACAGTAACCCTTTTGTTAATAAAATTTATTGCTATACTAAACCAAAACATAAAAAAAGTTTTTTGAATAAAGTTAAAGCTGCTTTTGGTAAATTAAAAATACTATTTGATATTAAAAGAGAACAATATGATGCAGTTGTGATTTTTAGAAGTGGTTATTCTAAGTCTGCAGAACTATTTTCTAATATTACAAATGCAAAATATAAAGTTGGTGTCAAAGATCCAAAAGGTAAAGATAAGTTTTCTATTCATATAGAAGCTAATCACAATAAAAATGAAGTTGAGTTTTGTTTTGATTGTTTATTACCTTTTGGTGTAAATTATGATAATGAAAATACATTTTATTTTGTTGAAGAATATCTTTTTAATAAATACACAGAATATAGTGATCATATTTTATTTCATATTTCTTCACGTATTGATGAAAATAAATATTTTATTGAAAATTACTTTTCTATTTTTGAAAAATTAAATGATAAAAAGATTTTAATTAGTGCCGAACCTGATGATTTTTTAATGGCTGAAGAATTATCAAATAAATTTAATAATGTTTTTTTTATAAAAACTAAATCTTTACATGATTTATCAGGTTTAATTAAAAATGTGAAATTATTTATAACATTAGACGGAGGTGCTATGCATCTAGCTCCTGCCGTTGGAACAAAAACTATTTCTATTAGTGGGAAAACTAATATGAATAAGTGGTACCCTTGGGGGTATGAAGATTTGGTACTTCAAGATAAAAGTAAAATTGCTAATAATATTAAACCTGATCTAGTTGTTAAAAAAATTATGGAGATTATTTAA
- a CDS encoding glycosyltransferase family 9 protein produces MKIIKYLNKIIPFSSKKDVELKNILVVSNTGFGDTILTTPSIKSLRVNYPTIRINFLVNSNFYSLFENFEYVDNVLKYKSGFFNQIKLIKKLKKLNIDTIFLFHSNGPEDIFFSKLSGARAILKMTHNKNHDYKDIFLNNPVSIEQHDIENRLDLVRLYSGVNLSTIMSVPKRFYNTEPYFKDQSKTYIAFQLGAQDTFKMWPLESFIDLANKLLKDDSTLQIVVLGATKYEVTLTKEFISKVNEKDRIIDLCAKTKVDILPTILNQMKLLVSNDTGTMHLSIALKKRTICLFGPTKSNMFGPYQDLKLHDVIQKDIKIDTKSFSKKDWTQDTMNQICVDEVYNKIVREVG; encoded by the coding sequence TTGAAGATTATTAAGTATTTAAATAAAATAATCCCTTTTTCAAGTAAAAAAGATGTTGAATTAAAGAATATATTAGTTGTTTCTAATACAGGTTTTGGGGATACTATATTAACAACACCTTCAATAAAATCTTTAAGAGTAAATTACCCTACTATAAGAATTAATTTTTTAGTAAACTCTAATTTTTATTCTTTATTTGAAAATTTTGAGTATGTTGATAATGTATTAAAATATAAATCAGGTTTTTTTAATCAAATAAAATTAATAAAAAAATTAAAAAAATTAAATATTGACACTATTTTCTTATTTCATTCGAATGGTCCAGAAGATATCTTTTTTTCAAAGTTATCAGGCGCAAGGGCTATTCTTAAAATGACTCACAATAAAAATCATGACTATAAAGATATTTTTTTAAATAATCCTGTAAGTATAGAACAACATGATATTGAAAATAGATTAGATTTAGTTAGATTATATTCAGGAGTTAATTTAAGTACAATAATGAGTGTTCCTAAGAGATTTTATAATACTGAACCTTATTTTAAAGATCAAAGTAAAACTTATATTGCTTTTCAGCTTGGTGCTCAAGATACATTTAAAATGTGGCCGCTAGAAAGTTTTATTGATTTAGCAAATAAATTATTAAAAGATGACTCTACTTTGCAAATTGTTGTTTTAGGTGCTACAAAATACGAAGTTACATTAACTAAAGAGTTTATTTCAAAAGTTAATGAAAAAGATAGAATAATAGATTTATGTGCAAAAACAAAAGTTGATATTCTTCCCACAATATTAAATCAAATGAAATTATTAGTATCAAACGATACTGGAACAATGCATTTATCTATTGCTTTAAAAAAGAGAACAATTTGTTTATTTGGTCCTACTAAATCAAATATGTTTGGACCATATCAAGATTTAAAACTGCATGATGTAATTCAAAAAGATATAAAAATTGATACAAAGTCTTTTTCAAAAAAAGATTGGACTCAAGATACAATGAATCAAATATGTGTAGATGAAGTATATAATAAAATAGTAAGAGAAGTAGGTTAG
- the gmhA gene encoding D-sedoheptulose 7-phosphate isomerase translates to MKQTISNEFQSHLETINNVINNMEDELVSASTLAVETLKAGNKILLCGNGGSAADAQHIAAELTGRYKTERRGLPGIALTTDTSALTAIGNDYGYDRVFDRQVESLANKGDLIIGISTSGNSGNVVSALKLGRELGCKTLGFSGRDGGAMNEMCDINLVVPSNNTPRIQEMHILFGHTICQIIDNELS, encoded by the coding sequence ATGAAGCAAACGATAAGTAACGAATTTCAATCACATTTAGAAACAATCAATAATGTAATAAATAATATGGAAGATGAACTTGTAAGTGCTTCTACATTAGCTGTAGAGACATTAAAAGCTGGTAATAAAATTCTTTTATGTGGAAATGGTGGAAGTGCTGCAGATGCACAACACATCGCGGCTGAACTTACGGGTAGATACAAAACAGAAAGAAGAGGATTACCTGGAATCGCTCTTACAACTGATACAAGTGCTTTAACTGCAATTGGAAATGACTATGGTTACGATAGAGTATTTGATAGACAAGTTGAATCTCTAGCTAATAAAGGTGATTTAATCATCGGAATTAGTACAAGTGGTAATAGTGGAAATGTAGTAAGTGCATTAAAACTAGGTCGAGAACTTGGTTGTAAGACATTAGGATTTAGTGGAAGAGACGGAGGAGCTATGAATGAAATGTGTGATATTAATCTAGTAGTACCTTCTAATAATACTCCAAGAATTCAAGAAATGCATATATTATTCGGACATACTATTTGTCAAATAATCGACAATGAACTAAGCTAA
- the rfaE1 gene encoding D-glycero-beta-D-manno-heptose-7-phosphate kinase has protein sequence MININNRPSILVIGDLMIDHYLWGSSDRISPEAPVPVVDIKNETTVLGGAGNVINNLRSLGSDVGAISVVGKDYIAVELKELLTKTGTQSYLIEQDGRKTSKKSRIMASRTQVVRYDQESKNSISLESEKKVFAKYQEILNRYELIILSDYGKGVLTESLCLKIIDYANEKNKKVLVDPKGEDYSKYSGAYLLTPNKKEAEVASKIEIYNDATLKKSLLKLKEDANLTLSVITLSENGIAILDNDEVTIKPTVAREVYDVTGAGDTVIASLGFALSLGNDIYKSIEFANLAAGVVVGKIGSATTTIDEITEYESSLHKSNSYSHIKTIEEIAKLSKELKQRGKKVVFTNGCFDILHVGHVKYLETAKSFGDVLVLGLNSDDSVKRLKGPSRPVNTQEDRAYTLAALESVDYVVLFEDDTPYDLIKTVSPQILVKGGDYEGKDVVGQDLVDELKLVEFVEGRSTTRTIQRIKENEANDK, from the coding sequence ATGATAAATATAAATAATAGACCAAGTATTTTAGTAATTGGTGACTTAATGATTGATCACTATTTATGGGGAAGTAGCGATAGAATTTCACCAGAAGCACCAGTACCTGTAGTAGATATTAAAAATGAAACTACAGTTTTAGGTGGAGCAGGAAATGTAATCAATAATCTAAGAAGTTTAGGTAGTGATGTAGGAGCTATTTCTGTAGTAGGAAAAGACTATATTGCTGTTGAATTAAAAGAATTACTTACAAAAACTGGAACTCAATCATATTTAATTGAACAAGATGGAAGAAAAACTTCAAAAAAATCTAGAATTATGGCTTCTAGAACTCAAGTTGTAAGATATGATCAAGAGAGTAAAAATTCAATATCATTAGAATCAGAAAAAAAAGTTTTTGCTAAATATCAAGAGATATTAAATAGATATGAACTAATTATTCTTTCTGATTATGGAAAAGGTGTTTTAACGGAAAGCTTATGTTTAAAAATTATTGATTATGCAAATGAGAAAAATAAGAAAGTTTTAGTTGATCCAAAAGGCGAAGATTATTCTAAGTATTCTGGAGCTTATCTTTTAACACCAAATAAAAAGGAAGCAGAAGTTGCATCTAAAATTGAGATCTATAATGATGCTACATTAAAAAAATCATTATTAAAATTAAAAGAAGATGCAAATTTAACTCTTTCAGTAATTACATTAAGTGAAAATGGAATAGCAATTTTAGATAATGATGAAGTAACTATAAAACCAACAGTTGCTAGAGAAGTATATGATGTAACTGGTGCAGGAGATACAGTAATTGCATCTTTAGGATTTGCTCTAAGCTTAGGGAATGATATATATAAATCAATCGAGTTTGCAAACTTAGCAGCTGGTGTTGTTGTAGGTAAAATAGGAAGTGCTACAACTACAATTGATGAAATTACAGAATATGAATCAAGTTTACATAAATCAAATAGCTATAGCCATATTAAAACTATAGAAGAGATAGCGAAATTATCTAAAGAGTTAAAACAAAGAGGTAAAAAAGTAGTATTTACTAACGGTTGTTTTGATATCTTACATGTAGGACATGTTAAATATCTTGAAACTGCAAAAAGCTTTGGGGATGTATTAGTTCTAGGACTAAATTCTGATGATTCAGTAAAAAGATTAAAAGGTCCATCTAGACCTGTTAATACTCAAGAAGATAGAGCTTATACTCTAGCAGCACTTGAAAGTGTTGATTATGTTGTATTATTTGAAGATGATACTCCATATGATTTAATTAAAACTGTAAGTCCTCAAATACTTGTAAAAGGTGGAGACTACGAAGGTAAAGATGTAGTGGGACAAGATTTAGTTGATGAATTAAAACTTGTTGAATTTGTAGAAGGAAGAAGTACTACAAGAACTATTCAAAGGATAAAAGAAAATGAAGCAAACGATAAGTAA
- a CDS encoding glycosyltransferase has protein sequence MKVLHTEWSDGWGGQEIRIINEMIAVREKGIEVFLACRDNAKIKEKALENNIKVFILPFRGNVDFKTMFALMKIVKENTIDIINTHSGKDTWVGGIAAKLSGAKFIRTRHLSNKIRSGRLNFINELADYIFTTGESVKDDMIKYNRINPSKIKSIPTGIDSDLFNINNFDILNNRKKYGLSDNEIAIGIIAVLREFKRHETFIEMAKIVKSKHENVKFFIAGDGPRRFIIEDLIKKYKLEDNVILLGHINNPEELLSVLDIFVLTSDSKEGVPQSVNQALMMNTAVIATNVGSTKDLKNNDNFFLVEPNDISAIANHVNTLIQDKETLSNYKINSRDYVVNKYSKISMRDEIIEIYKKILEK, from the coding sequence ATGAAAGTATTACATACAGAGTGGTCTGACGGTTGGGGTGGACAAGAAATAAGAATTATTAATGAAATGATTGCTGTACGAGAAAAAGGTATTGAAGTTTTTCTTGCTTGTAGAGATAATGCAAAAATAAAAGAAAAAGCACTTGAAAATAATATTAAAGTATTTATATTACCTTTTAGAGGAAATGTAGACTTTAAAACAATGTTTGCTTTAATGAAAATTGTTAAAGAAAATACAATTGATATTATAAATACTCATAGTGGTAAAGATACATGGGTTGGTGGAATAGCTGCAAAACTATCTGGAGCAAAATTTATAAGAACTAGGCATTTATCAAATAAAATAAGAAGTGGAAGACTAAATTTTATTAATGAATTAGCAGATTATATTTTTACTACTGGTGAGAGTGTTAAAGATGATATGATTAAATATAATAGAATTAATCCTTCAAAAATTAAGTCAATTCCTACTGGTATAGATTCTGATTTATTTAATATTAATAATTTTGATATATTAAATAATAGAAAAAAGTATGGATTATCTGATAATGAAATTGCAATTGGTATTATTGCAGTATTACGTGAATTTAAAAGACATGAAACTTTTATTGAAATGGCTAAAATTGTTAAGTCAAAACATGAAAATGTAAAATTCTTTATTGCAGGGGATGGTCCTAGAAGATTTATTATAGAAGATTTAATTAAAAAATATAAACTTGAAGATAATGTTATTTTATTAGGACATATTAACAATCCAGAAGAATTATTATCTGTTTTAGATATTTTTGTTTTAACTTCAGATTCAAAAGAGGGTGTGCCTCAATCAGTGAATCAAGCTTTGATGATGAATACAGCAGTAATTGCTACTAATGTTGGTAGTACAAAAGATTTAAAGAATAATGATAATTTCTTTTTAGTTGAACCAAATGATATAAGTGCAATAGCTAATCATGTTAATACTTTAATTCAGGATAAAGAAACTTTATCTAATTATAAAATAAACTCAAGAGATTATGTTGTTAATAAATATTCTAAAATAAGTATGAGAGATGAAATTATTGAGATTTATAAAAAGATTTTAGAGAAATAG
- a CDS encoding O-antigen ligase family protein, protein MINNIKRINDKWHLDLFLLFIFFVTLPIAKVTAIQNYSFLIFAIVLFSTTNKEFFSKIKKLKYFLFIFFGLLLISLISAFFSIDLKETLSEIRGEILKPFFVLICLFIFIVKHNEKKIYYLIYIVIFCLVIHAMINLFMWYEGALWPFRAGGLLDNGGGERFGIWATYSISISIALLFTKYKNIGIILFIVFLLSIIGNNTRATFIGMILIFISNFLFFYSNRLIKFISLFTVLCFLVGFTFSSKNFDTRYNIYNMIIKTKFLGDYSPSEYNILIKEHSLGHSTASRLAMWKTVILYRIQEPFIPLGYGRFLYNNQINDIWKDKPENIPYKLYGQAHNDFISILLSLGIFGLTFFMIFLYYLLKISHYIFKYNKEFKFVGVFIFLGTIGYIASMMFGSFFGDSEQLYFYTLYGIALALYIKTKEEINAEN, encoded by the coding sequence ATGATTAATAATATAAAAAGAATTAATGATAAATGGCATTTAGATTTATTTTTATTATTTATTTTTTTTGTGACATTACCAATTGCAAAAGTTACAGCAATTCAGAATTATTCATTTCTTATTTTTGCTATTGTATTATTTTCTACAACAAATAAAGAGTTTTTTTCAAAAATTAAAAAACTTAAATATTTCTTATTTATCTTTTTTGGTCTGCTACTCATATCTCTCATTTCTGCTTTTTTTTCAATTGATTTAAAAGAAACATTAAGTGAAATAAGAGGAGAAATATTAAAGCCTTTTTTTGTTTTAATTTGTTTATTTATATTTATAGTAAAACATAATGAAAAAAAAATATATTATTTGATCTATATAGTAATATTTTGTTTGGTTATCCATGCAATGATTAATTTATTTATGTGGTATGAAGGTGCTCTTTGGCCATTTAGAGCAGGTGGATTACTTGATAATGGTGGTGGAGAAAGGTTTGGTATCTGGGCTACGTATTCAATTTCTATTTCAATTGCTTTATTATTTACAAAATATAAAAATATTGGAATTATTCTTTTTATTGTATTTTTATTATCTATAATTGGAAATAATACTAGAGCTACATTTATTGGTATGATTCTTATATTTATTTCCAATTTTCTTTTCTTTTATTCAAACAGATTAATTAAATTTATATCATTATTTACTGTTTTATGTTTTTTGGTTGGATTTACATTTTCTTCAAAAAATTTTGATACAAGATATAATATTTATAACATGATTATTAAAACTAAATTTTTAGGTGATTATTCTCCTTCTGAATATAACATACTGATTAAAGAACATTCTTTAGGTCATTCAACAGCTTCAAGATTAGCCATGTGGAAGACTGTAATACTGTATAGAATTCAAGAACCATTTATCCCCTTGGGGTATGGTAGATTTTTGTATAATAATCAAATAAATGATATTTGGAAAGATAAACCAGAAAATATTCCTTATAAATTATATGGACAAGCTCATAACGATTTTATAAGTATATTATTGAGTCTAGGAATATTTGGTTTAACTTTTTTTATGATTTTTTTATATTATCTTTTAAAAATCAGTCATTATATATTTAAATATAATAAAGAATTTAAATTTGTGGGAGTTTTTATTTTCTTAGGAACTATAGGTTATATTGCTTCAATGATGTTTGGTAGCTTCTTTGGTGATAGTGAACAATTATATTTTTATACTTTATATGGAATTGCTCTTGCTTTATATATTAAAACTAAAGAAGAAATAAATGCAGAAAATTAA
- a CDS encoding glycosyltransferase family 4 protein yields the protein MQKIKFIRANKTKFGGAEVYLSRLSEQLKKLNIEHELVFSNIPKFLPSWLRVILFNIQVCKNKKDSLYFSLERISCPDIYRAGDGVHKVFLSIENKSKFNPLHAVYLYLEKRTFNNSKRIIANSNMIKNEIIETYGISEDKIKVVYNGFKLEETNYELSYSNLKDEFSLASRSKEKTILYVGSGFKRKGVKEFLEILSKLQNKNFRAFIVGKEKKIQYYKDYAKELNIEDKVIFTGPRTDVKDFYSISDIFLFPTKYEPFSNVVLEAMNYENVVITTKQNGASEILNNKYTMITPTDYSIVEKIDDLLVNDDKIEKLKKENLKIVQNFSIEKNVQETLEVINEVIN from the coding sequence ATGCAGAAAATTAAATTTATAAGAGCAAATAAAACAAAATTTGGAGGAGCAGAGGTTTACCTCTCTCGTTTATCTGAACAACTTAAAAAACTTAATATTGAACATGAACTGGTATTTTCTAATATCCCTAAATTTTTACCTTCTTGGTTAAGAGTTATATTGTTTAATATTCAGGTTTGTAAAAATAAAAAAGATTCTCTTTATTTTTCTTTGGAGAGAATCTCTTGTCCTGATATTTATAGAGCAGGGGATGGAGTTCACAAAGTATTCTTAAGTATTGAAAATAAATCCAAATTTAATCCTTTACATGCAGTATATTTGTATTTAGAAAAAAGAACTTTTAATAATTCGAAAAGAATAATTGCAAATTCTAATATGATTAAAAATGAAATTATAGAAACATATGGAATTAGTGAAGATAAAATAAAAGTTGTTTATAATGGATTTAAATTAGAAGAGACAAATTATGAATTGTCTTATAGTAATTTAAAAGACGAATTCTCTTTGGCTTCAAGAAGTAAAGAAAAAACAATTTTATATGTTGGTAGTGGTTTTAAAAGAAAAGGTGTTAAAGAGTTTTTAGAAATTTTATCAAAATTACAAAATAAAAACTTTAGAGCTTTTATTGTTGGTAAAGAAAAAAAGATTCAATATTATAAAGATTATGCTAAAGAATTAAATATTGAGGATAAGGTAATTTTCACAGGTCCAAGAACTGATGTTAAAGACTTTTATTCTATTAGTGATATCTTTTTATTCCCAACAAAATATGAACCTTTTTCAAATGTAGTTTTAGAGGCTATGAATTATGAAAATGTTGTTATTACTACAAAACAAAATGGTGCAAGTGAAATATTAAATAATAAGTATACAATGATTACTCCTACTGATTATTCTATAGTAGAAAAAATAGATGACCTGCTTGTAAATGATGATAAAATAGAAAAACTAAAAAAAGAAAATTTAAAAATTGTTCAGAATTTTTCAATCGAAAAAAATGTGCAAGAAACACTGGAAGTTATAAATGAAGTTATTAATTGA
- a CDS encoding glycosyltransferase family 9 protein produces the protein MKLLIEIPTWLGDAIMSTPAIENLLKHYKGAEVTIVGSYVSTQLFVNDKRITNIIVDNTKKSLVRLLSVYQLAKKAKDFDYAISFRSSFYSKLLLKFLDTKENYNFEKEKITKHQVLKYNDFLNKTLNTEYKASDLMLRFKPQWYKKPTLGINPGATYGSAKRWYPEEFAKVAIELSKKYDIMIFGGPNETEMAADIEKTLIENDVSNYENLAGKTTIPELIEKIAALDIFITNDSGPMHVAAVYKVNTIAIFGPTSFAETNQWKNPLETIVSKYLECSPCMKRTCPLKHHDCMKTITSDDVLKLINK, from the coding sequence ATGAAGTTATTAATTGAGATACCTACTTGGTTAGGTGATGCTATTATGTCAACACCTGCTATTGAAAACCTTCTAAAGCACTATAAAGGTGCAGAAGTTACTATTGTTGGTTCATACGTATCAACACAACTTTTTGTTAATGACAAGCGTATTACTAATATTATAGTTGATAATACAAAAAAGAGTTTAGTTAGACTTTTATCAGTTTATCAATTAGCAAAAAAAGCAAAAGATTTTGATTATGCTATATCTTTTAGAAGCTCATTTTACTCAAAACTTTTATTAAAGTTTTTAGATACTAAAGAGAACTATAATTTTGAAAAAGAAAAAATCACTAAACATCAAGTATTGAAATATAATGACTTTTTAAATAAGACTTTAAATACTGAGTATAAAGCAAGTGATCTAATGCTTAGATTTAAGCCTCAGTGGTATAAAAAACCAACTTTAGGTATTAATCCAGGAGCTACTTATGGAAGTGCAAAAAGATGGTATCCCGAAGAGTTTGCTAAGGTTGCTATTGAACTATCAAAAAAGTATGATATTATGATATTTGGTGGTCCAAATGAAACTGAGATGGCTGCTGATATTGAAAAGACTTTGATTGAAAATGATGTGAGTAATTATGAAAACTTGGCAGGTAAAACAACTATACCGGAGTTAATAGAAAAAATTGCAGCTTTAGATATTTTTATTACAAATGATAGTGGTCCGATGCATGTAGCTGCTGTTTATAAAGTAAATACTATTGCTATTTTTGGACCTACAAGTTTTGCTGAAACTAATCAATGGAAGAATCCATTAGAAACAATAGTTTCAAAATATTTAGAGTGTTCACCTTGTATGAAAAGGACTTGTCCTTTAAAACATCATGATTGTATGAAAACAATTACCTCAGATGATGTACTAAAGCTAATTAATAAATAA
- the rfaD gene encoding ADP-glyceromanno-heptose 6-epimerase: protein MNYTDIDFNKKTILITGAAGFIGSSLAFYFQENYPNATVVAFDCFRSGETFSNGNLKSFGHFKNLLGFKGIVVSGDINDKVALKELEDNYSFDYIFHEAAISDTTVLEQDVMMKTNVNAYEDLLKIAIKHNANMIYASSAATYGDSDRFEIGYEQPNNAYGFSKVVMDNVTAQYLKKDLDISIVGLKYFNVYGNREFFKNSTASMVVQFGHQIMKGLTPKLFEGSDKILRDFIYIEDIIQANIKACAPKKSGVYNVGTGKARSFEDIVNILQKELEIDNGKEYIPNPFVGSYQFFTEANIESTKENLNYDPKYTMEDGIKAYIPEIKRLFKTEVK, encoded by the coding sequence ATGAACTATACAGATATCGATTTTAATAAAAAAACTATTCTAATTACAGGAGCTGCTGGATTTATCGGTAGTAGCCTTGCATTCTATTTTCAAGAAAACTATCCAAACGCAACTGTAGTTGCATTTGATTGTTTTAGATCAGGGGAAACATTCTCAAATGGAAACCTAAAAAGCTTCGGTCACTTTAAGAACCTACTTGGTTTTAAAGGTATAGTTGTAAGCGGAGATATTAACGATAAAGTTGCATTAAAAGAATTAGAAGATAACTATAGTTTTGATTATATTTTCCATGAAGCAGCTATTTCTGATACAACCGTGTTAGAACAAGATGTAATGATGAAAACAAATGTAAATGCATATGAAGATTTATTAAAAATTGCAATTAAACATAATGCAAATATGATTTATGCAAGTTCTGCGGCAACATATGGAGATAGCGATAGATTTGAGATAGGATATGAGCAACCAAATAATGCTTATGGATTCTCAAAAGTTGTGATGGATAATGTAACAGCCCAATATCTAAAAAAAGATTTAGATATCTCTATTGTAGGATTAAAATATTTTAATGTTTATGGAAATAGAGAATTCTTCAAAAATAGTACTGCTTCTATGGTAGTTCAATTTGGACATCAAATAATGAAAGGTTTAACTCCAAAATTATTTGAAGGTAGTGATAAAATTCTAAGAGACTTTATTTATATTGAAGATATTATCCAAGCAAATATTAAAGCTTGTGCTCCAAAAAAATCTGGAGTTTACAATGTAGGAACTGGAAAAGCAAGATCTTTTGAAGATATTGTAAATATTTTACAAAAAGAATTAGAAATTGATAATGGTAAAGAGTATATACCAAATCCATTTGTAGGTTCATACCAATTCTTTACAGAAGCAAATATTGAATCAACAAAAGAAAATCTAAACTATGATCCTAAATATACAATGGAAGATGGAATAAAAGCATATATTCCAGAGATTAAAAGATTATTCAAAACAGAGGTTAAATAA